CGCTTAGCAATATTGACGAACTTGGTTGCCACTTTCAGCCGACCAGGGCCTGGCTCTCGCCCCACAGGCCCTGCAGTCATTAATTTACACTTAGCGATATTTAAATCGAGAGGCTCATACAAAGCTTGGCTACTATGCTCAAGCAACACATCTTTCCCGGACACTCCCATGTCAGCCGCACCATACTCCACATAAGTAGGGACATCAGTGGCACGAACAATAAGCAAATTAATATGAGAATGATTGGTAGGAAAAATCAGTTTGCGGCTATTGAGATCTTCAGTGGGCTCTATGCCGGCCTGTTTAAGTAAAGGAAGGGTATCCTTTAAAA
This genomic interval from Spartinivicinus ruber contains the following:
- the hisG gene encoding ATP phosphoribosyltransferase, translating into MKQSIMIALSKGRILKDTLPLLKQAGIEPTEDLNSRKLIFPTNHSHINLLIVRATDVPTYVEYGAADMGVSGKDVLLEHSSQALYEPLDLNIAKCKLMTAGPVGREPGPGRLKVATKFVNIAKRYYAEQGKQVDIIKLYGSMELAPLVGLADKIIDVVDTGNTLKANGLEPQELIAHISSRLIVNKAAMKVKHHALKEIIDGLKQAVLNASNN